Within Synechococcus sp. NB0720_010, the genomic segment CGGCGGTGATTGCCCGCAGCCTGCCCGCCAGCCTGGAGCTCGGCCTGACGGCCCTGCTGATCGCTGCGGTCGTTGGCCTGGCCGTTGGCTTCAGTGGCATTGCCAGGCCCGAGGGGAAGCTCGATCTCTCCGCCCGGCTCTATGGGATTGGGACCTACGCCATGCCGCCGTTTTGGGCGGCGATGATGGTCCAGCTGGTCTTCGCGGTCTGGCTGGGATGGCTGCCGGTCGGCGGACGCTTCCCCGCCACCTTGATCCCACCGGATGGAAGTGGCTTTTATCTGCTCGACAGCCTGCTGCAGGGGAACGGCCAGCAGTTCTGGGGAGCGATCCGGCATCTCGTGCTGCCCGCCAGCACCTTGGGGATCCTGCTCAGCGGGATCTTCGCCAATGCCCTGCGCCTCAATCTGCGCCGGGCCTTGGATTCCGACTACGTGGAAGCGGCCCGCAGCCGCGGCCTGAGTGAACGCCGGGTCGTGCTTCGCCATGCCCTGCCCAACGCCCTGCTGCCGGTCCTGACCATCGCCGGGATCACCGTGGCCTCCTTGATCGGTGGAGCCCTGTTAATCGAGGTCACCTATTCCTGGCCTGGGGTGGCCTTCCGTCTGCAGGAGGCCATTAGCCAACGCAACTACCCCGTTGTCCAGGGGATCGTCGTGGTGGTGGCCAGCCTGGTGGTGGCGGTCAGCGTGCTGGTGGACCTGCTGGTGGCGCTACTCGATCCACGCGTGAAGTTCTGACCTCGATGCGTTCCTGCCAGAGCTTGGCCAGGTCGTGGTCAAGCACATAGGCACTGACACCACCAACGTGCCGGCGCTGGGGCGGTAGGTCCCGCTTCAGCCCCCCTTGATCGAGGCCCCAGAGAAACTCACTGCTCAAGCTCAAGATCAAGTTCTGCACCCGGGCGGGATCAACCCCAACCCACTCCTCGCCGAACTTGAACAGGGGGGCCTCGCCTCCGGCCTGCATCCGAACCGGGGAGAAATGACTCGCCCCCTCCAACAACACCAAACGGCTGCGGGGATTGGGATCAGGCAAAAACAGATGCAGCTGCTCACTGAGCGGCGGCGTAATCAAGTCCAGGCTTCCGCCGACCATCAACACCGGCGCCTCCAGGCCACGCAGACCCCGATGGGGCCAAAGCAGGCTGCCGAAACCGTTGAGGGTCACCACCCCTGCAATCGGCTGGGCCAGCGGTTGGACCGGCGGCAGGGGCACCTCGGGGAGCTGGCACTGGAGCAGCCGCGAGAGGTTGATTAGGGGTAGATCCGCCAGGGATCGCTTGCAACGGCGCTGCAGTCCTGGTTCCGGACGCAGCCCTGCCGCCAACAGGCTCGTCAGCCCCGCCAGGGAGTGACCCATCAGGACCACCCGCTGCCCCAGTTGCGGCAATCCCCCGGTTTGCGCCGCGGCCACCACGGCCTGCAGGTCTTGCACCCGGCCGGGAAGGGTCTCAGCTCCAGGGGGGAGACGTCGCCCCTGGACCAACTCCCGCACCGCCAGTTCGTTACTACCGGGGTGATCGAGCAGGACCACGGGCCAGTCCCGTTCATGCAGGGCCTGGGCCAACCAGCGCAACTGATCGGTACTGCCCCCCAAGCCAGGCATGAGCAACACCCAGGTCTTGGCATCAGGGACCGGCCAGAGCTCAAGCCCCAGGGGCTGCTGGCGATGGGGAACCGGCAAACGCCAGCGCTGGGGAGCCTGATCAGCCGCAGAGGATTGCTGATCCAGCAGCACGCCATCGGAGAGCGGCAGCAGCGGGGTCCCCTGCGGCAGCGGCAAGGTCTGCAGGGCCTTGAGCGCCAGCTCCTGATCGAACAACTGCTGCTGCCAACCGCGGGCGAGCAGCTGGAGTCCATCGAGATTGATGGTGAGCTGCTGGGCCGGCAGTGCCCGCATCAGCTCGATCACCGTCACCTGCCGCTGCTCTTTGAGCAAGGTGTTGAGGGTGCTGAGAACCAGCGGACCGGCATTGCCGTTCTCGGTGCTGATCAAGACGCCCAGTTCTTCGGCGACCCGCTGGCCCGCCCAACTGCGCATCATCTGTTGGGTGAAGCTGCGCTCCCGCACCAATGGGGCATTGAGCAGCTGATGCAACTGCTGCTGGCTTTGGGGATCGAGCAGGTTGAGCCAGACCACCAGCTCCCCAGCGCGCGTGGACGGATCCCTGCTCCAGCGTTCCAGTTCCACCAGGTTGAGGGGCAGGTCCAACCCCTCCAGGTGGATGTCGAGTTGCTCAGCGGCCCGCAGTGGCGGAGCCAGCAGGGAGCCCAAGGACAGAACGCCAGCCAGCAGACTGCTGGTCAGTGCACGGCGGCGACGCAAGCGGGTTGGCTCAACCACGGATGCAGGCAACAGGCTGGAGCTGGTGGCACCAGTTTCCCCCGGCACTCCGGGAACTGGCCAGTGTTCGATTGGTCGCGAGTTTTGGCGCCGGTGGGATTTTGTATCTCACCCCGATGGTGTTTCACCAGCAGGGCTTCAATGCCGCCTCCATAGGCCTGGGTTTGGCCCTCGCTGCGCTGGCTGGCACCGTTGGGCGCTTCATCAGTGGAGCCCTCCTGGATCAGGGCCGCAGTTGCGGGACCCCGGTGCTGATGGCGGCGGCCTGTGGATTTGCCGGTGACGCTCTGCTGCTACAGGCCAGCAGCATGGGGGGCTACATCGCTGGCCAGGTCTGCATCGGCATGGCCGGAGGCCTCTACTGGCCAGCGGTTGAACTCGCTGTGCCGCAGTGCGCGAACCCACTGCCGTCGGCGAAGGGCTACGCCCTGGTGCGCAGCAGTGATGCCCTCGGTGTGGCCTCAGGAACCCTCTGCGGTTCGCTGCTCGCGGCCGCCGGGCTGTTGCGCGGGGTCTACTGGATCGACATCGCGGCGGTCCTCGCCCTGGCGGCGCTGCTGTTACTCAAACCCCTGCCCAAAGCCGCCAAGGCCAGCGAGTACGCGGAGGGGCAACGTCCCCTGCGGCAATGGCTGCCAGCCCTGGTGCCGATGCTTGGCATCTCGGTGGTGGCCACCTCCATCCCAGCGCTGATGCAGAGCGCACTGCCGCTGGATCTGGTCCGCGGCGGCCTGAACCGAGCTGGCCAGACAGAAAGCCTGAGCGCCCTGCTGATCGGTCTGCAACTGGGTCTGCTGGTGTTGATCCAATGGCCCGTTGGCCGAGCCCTGGCCCTGCGGCCAGTGGGGACCGGCCTGGGGCTGAGCCTGATCTGCTTCAGCAGCGGGACCCTGCTCCTGGCCGCCTCAGCCCTGAGCCACTCCGGCCTCGTTCTGGTGGTCATCGCCCTCACGATCATCGCCCTGGGCGAAGCCGCCTTCCTACCGACAGCCACGGAGGCGGTGATTGAGCTCAGTCCCCGTGGCCACGGCGGCCTGGCGATGGCCCTCTTCTCTCAGTGCTTCGCGCTCAGTGCCTTCGCCGCACCGCTGCTGGCGGGGGTTTTGCTGGATGGCCATGGCCATGGCGTGGGCCTGTGGTTCGCGACAGCGGCGATCTGTGCGCTGAGCTTGCTGCTGGTCAGACCGGTGCAGAACCGCTCGAAGCGGCGGGTGGGTTAAGAGGCCTTGTCTTTGGCGTTCTTTGCAGCCCAGGCCTCGTGGGGCAGGGGCTCGGTGCCGTACTCCCAATCGTCGTAATCGGGATCGTTGCGGATCTGCTTATGCAGCTCCTTCTGGCGATCGAAATCGTGGGCCTGACGGTCGTCACCGGTGGTTTCAGGGGAGGGCTGAGCCGTCATGGCAGACCTGGAGCTGACGCCATTGTGGAACAGCTACTTGGATTTGGAAGGCAAGAGCCGCAACCAAGCCCAGAAAAGCAATCCCACCGGAAGGATGGCGAGCAGCAGCAACGTCAGAACAAAGCGCAGTTCCTCGTCCACCAGATCAGGAGCCATTTCCGCGAGACTGATCGTGCCCGATCACCCATGGACCTGATGCATCAGCTCTGGCTGCTGGTTCCCTGGGTCGTCTTCGCCCTGGCCGCGGGGGTCAAGTTCTGGCGACTCACCCAGCCCTTCCGCCGCCAGCTCGCCGAGCCCAGCACGGAGCAGGTCCGTGCCTCCCTAGAGCGCAGCTGGAACAGTCGCTGAGGGGCGCTGGCCAGAGCAGGCCAAGCAGCCTCCGTTGATGCGATAGGGAGCCAAGTGATCACGCAGGCAGCGCGTGCCACGAAAAAACAGCACCTGACCCTGTTCGCGGGCATGGGCATCGGTCAGGGGCAAGGCGAGCCAGCTCTCTGGGACAAGGCCCTTGAGCGCCTGGCGGTTGGCCAAAGCCTCACGACGCCGTTGCCGCTCCTCACGGTCGTTCTTCTCGCAGACCGCCTCGACTTGAAGTTCACGGGAGCAGGCCGCACAGGCCTGAACTGTGGGCTTTTGGCGCGCGAGGTTGTGGGAGAGCTTGTCGCTCGGCACCTCGCGCTCCTGACCGCAGCTACAGCGACACCACCAGTAGGCATTGCCCGCCTTGGAGCGCTTCTCTGACGCGCGTACAACGGTGAGCTGGCCATACACCTCACCGATGCGATTGCGCGGCTTGGAAGGCATTCACCCCAATGAACTCTGCTAAAAACCCTACGGAGGGAATTGCAGAAAACAAAGAAGCGATGACGCGACGCAACAGCGCATTGATTCGACTGCTGCTCTCGGCCCTCTGGATCTTGCTCTGGCTGTTTGCCTTCTTGAGCCTCACCAGAGTGTTGCTCTGGGGCCTGAGTTGGTATTTCATCCGAGCCGCCATCGCCATCGGCTTGGCGTACTACCTGATCGATCGCCTACGGCGCCTGCGTCAGGTCCAGCACCTACGCGCCCTGACTTTCCGGGCCTGGCTGGAGGAGGACTAGCTCCCAACCGTGGCCCTTGAGCTTGTGATTCATCCACGGCTGGTCATTCCAGCGGCGGATTTGACCTGGTCCTTTCGCCGCAGCGCTGGCCCGGGAGGACAAAACGTCAACAAGCTGGAAACGGCTGTTGAGCTCAGTTTTGACATCGAAGCCTGCTCAGTTCTTGGACCATTTCAGAAACAACGACTGCAGGCACGACTGCCGCAGCTGAAAGGCTCGAGCGTGCTCAGCATTCAGGCCTCCGAGCACCGTTCCCAGTACAAAAACCGCTGCCTCGCCCTTGAAAAGATGGCCTCGGTGCTGCGCGAGGCCCTGAAGCCAGACCCCAAACCACGCCGCGCCACCAAGCCCTCGAAAGCAGCCACTCGCCGGCGTCTGGACAGTAAAAAAATGCGAGGTGATGTCAAACGCAACCGGCAACATCGGCCGCGCCTGGATGACTGATCTCTCGAGGACGAAGGCCTAGACGTAGCGCCCCGGGTATTCCCCCGGATGGTCAATGCGGGTCACCCTCACACCAGATGCCGATTGCCCCGAGAAGCGCAGGATGTCACTGCCCGAGACCTCAAAGCCAAGGTCCTGGGCCAAGCGGGCGACATCGTCGGCAGTCATCGCCTCCTCCAGCGCTTGCCGCAGTGCTGGCTCAGCCTGAACCCGCACAAAAAACTGCTGCAACTGCTGGAAAGACAACGTGCTCTATCCTCAGGAGGTCAGGCTAAAAGCTGTCGGCTCGAGCACAGCCGCCGGTGGCCTAGAGCGCAACGGAATCCAGTCAGATCAGGCACTCTGAGGCCGCGAATGCCATCTCGGCCTGAATGGAAGCCACCCTCCCCGTGGTCATCACCCCGGATCACGAGACCCGCGCACTGTGGCCGGAATGGCCGGAGCACACCTTCTCCATTCCCGCTCGAATCCTCCAGAACGATTGGCTGAGTTGGGATGAGCTGCTGGGGCAGCGCTGAAGACCCCAAACTGGTGCGACTGCGCCTCCATCGCCCCATGCCAGGCCCCACCGCCGTCAGCGCGAAAGACAAAAACGAGTGGGCAAACTTTGTCGTTCAGGAAGTGGTGAGCTTCCTTGGTGCGCGCAAAGAAGAGATCTACGCCAACTACGCCGCGCAAAGCGAGGGAAAGCTCAGCCGAGAGACCATCGAAGAGGCCGGACTGATGGATTTTGAAATCGCCCTGACCTATCTGCAGGACCGCAGCTCAGGTCTGGGCCGCGGTTTTCTTGGGATGAATCTGATTCGCTAACGGCTCGACTTATACGTTGAAGAGGCACTCCATAGGCTCCAGTCATTACAATGGATCTCAGCCACAAAATGCCAGTAGACTTTTGGTGGACTTTTAGCCGGCTGAAACGGTAGACAAACCGTCTTATCTACCGGCGTAGAGCGGGGTAGTCATACAGGACCGAGTGACACCCCTCGTATTTGCATTTTCGTTACAGGGGCACCTGAGCAGCGGCTTCTGACACTCAAGCTCCAGCTGATCCAAGCAAGTGCGTACCGCTGGGTTCATTGGAGGGCTGCCCAGTTACCGGCTATCGCTGGCACTAGATGTAGTGGGAGTACGAGATAGGGGCTTGGAAATTTGCGGTGGCAAATTGTCGTGAGAAGCTCACTCATCCAGGATGACGCTGGAAATGGCTCACTGGCTCTGCAAGCTTTCCGGCACAAGAGGCTGACCAGCAAATCAATGCAACGCTGTGCTTTTGATTACATCTGCTGCTTACTGGTCAATCAATTATGTGAAGCAGTGCCTTCGGAT encodes:
- the arfB gene encoding alternative ribosome rescue aminoacyl-tRNA hydrolase ArfB, with translation MALELVIHPRLVIPAADLTWSFRRSAGPGGQNVNKLETAVELSFDIEACSVLGPFQKQRLQARLPQLKGSSVLSIQASEHRSQYKNRCLALEKMASVLREALKPDPKPRRATKPSKAATRRRLDSKKMRGDVKRNRQHRPRLDD
- a CDS encoding ABC transporter permease, with product MSRRHHLWGYLLSRLALVPVMLWLIASLVFLLLRVAPGDPIDALLGPRAPQSAREALRQQLGLDQSLPVQYGQYLSDLLHGQLGTSLTNQEPVTAVIARSLPASLELGLTALLIAAVVGLAVGFSGIARPEGKLDLSARLYGIGTYAMPPFWAAMMVQLVFAVWLGWLPVGGRFPATLIPPDGSGFYLLDSLLQGNGQQFWGAIRHLVLPASTLGILLSGIFANALRLNLRRALDSDYVEAARSRGLSERRVVLRHALPNALLPVLTIAGITVASLIGGALLIEVTYSWPGVAFRLQEAISQRNYPVVQGIVVVVASLVVAVSVLVDLLVALLDPRVKF
- a CDS encoding MFS transporter encodes the protein MQATGWSWWHQFPPALRELASVRLVASFGAGGILYLTPMVFHQQGFNAASIGLGLALAALAGTVGRFISGALLDQGRSCGTPVLMAAACGFAGDALLLQASSMGGYIAGQVCIGMAGGLYWPAVELAVPQCANPLPSAKGYALVRSSDALGVASGTLCGSLLAAAGLLRGVYWIDIAAVLALAALLLLKPLPKAAKASEYAEGQRPLRQWLPALVPMLGISVVATSIPALMQSALPLDLVRGGLNRAGQTESLSALLIGLQLGLLVLIQWPVGRALALRPVGTGLGLSLICFSSGTLLLAASALSHSGLVLVVIALTIIALGEAAFLPTATEAVIELSPRGHGGLAMALFSQCFALSAFAAPLLAGVLLDGHGHGVGLWFATAAICALSLLLVRPVQNRSKRRVG
- a CDS encoding Nif11-like leader peptide family natural product precursor, which produces MQQFFVRVQAEPALRQALEEAMTADDVARLAQDLGFEVSGSDILRFSGQSASGVRVTRIDHPGEYPGRYV
- a CDS encoding alpha/beta fold hydrolase — protein: MPASVVEPTRLRRRRALTSSLLAGVLSLGSLLAPPLRAAEQLDIHLEGLDLPLNLVELERWSRDPSTRAGELVVWLNLLDPQSQQQLHQLLNAPLVRERSFTQQMMRSWAGQRVAEELGVLISTENGNAGPLVLSTLNTLLKEQRQVTVIELMRALPAQQLTINLDGLQLLARGWQQQLFDQELALKALQTLPLPQGTPLLPLSDGVLLDQQSSAADQAPQRWRLPVPHRQQPLGLELWPVPDAKTWVLLMPGLGGSTDQLRWLAQALHERDWPVVLLDHPGSNELAVRELVQGRRLPPGAETLPGRVQDLQAVVAAAQTGGLPQLGQRVVLMGHSLAGLTSLLAAGLRPEPGLQRRCKRSLADLPLINLSRLLQCQLPEVPLPPVQPLAQPIAGVVTLNGFGSLLWPHRGLRGLEAPVLMVGGSLDLITPPLSEQLHLFLPDPNPRSRLVLLEGASHFSPVRMQAGGEAPLFKFGEEWVGVDPARVQNLILSLSSEFLWGLDQGGLKRDLPPQRRHVGGVSAYVLDHDLAKLWQERIEVRTSRVDRVAPPAGPPAR